One genomic segment of Vagococcus intermedius includes these proteins:
- a CDS encoding acyltransferase family protein, translating to MIKEKKHGNIAVLSLLAMFMVTFFYMLNKSGATGSYQGSHRSLFNGMLIIGEIGFNLITIISGYLLVKSEFKWRYFFQNVFYIESFNLLAVAIIGKKSGIELNSIKDVFRYFFPILNGTYWFATIFILLLLLAPFTKRIAELLSQKELKRLLITLLIIFSLIPTYVGIMINNSEAFLYYNRLIWLVTMQYLGAYIGLYGIKLLNRFWKSFIYLIVLTLIFISVLLVMNQNLTLLKTVFPIDTAYFWRPNSFFAVTFSLLIFMMFKGIKLPGSKILSLLSTNIVGCYLLADGYAASFLWKDVLKVNTVLEDTNFIWKMLASTAVVFLIGLIMTLIQTYLFKLLIKIIDLTTVLLTVKHSGGRHTKKVR from the coding sequence TTGATAAAAGAAAAAAAACATGGAAACATTGCCGTGTTGAGTCTTTTAGCAATGTTTATGGTTACTTTTTTTTATATGTTAAATAAAAGTGGCGCAACCGGTAGTTACCAAGGGAGTCATCGAAGTCTTTTTAATGGGATGCTGATTATTGGTGAGATTGGTTTTAATTTAATTACCATTATTTCAGGTTATTTATTAGTTAAATCCGAATTTAAATGGCGATATTTTTTTCAAAATGTTTTTTATATAGAATCTTTTAATTTATTAGCTGTTGCAATTATTGGAAAAAAAAGTGGGATAGAATTAAATTCTATTAAAGATGTTTTTCGTTACTTTTTCCCTATTTTAAATGGCACGTATTGGTTTGCTACTATTTTTATTTTATTGTTATTACTGGCACCTTTTACGAAAAGAATTGCCGAGCTATTATCTCAAAAAGAGTTGAAAAGATTACTCATCACTCTTTTAATAATTTTTAGTTTAATTCCGACTTATGTTGGGATTATGATAAATAATTCAGAAGCATTTTTATATTATAATCGCTTAATTTGGTTGGTGACAATGCAATATTTGGGGGCTTATATCGGATTGTATGGTATCAAGCTTTTAAATCGATTTTGGAAGAGTTTTATATATTTGATTGTCTTAACACTCATTTTTATTTCAGTTCTACTGGTAATGAATCAAAATTTAACGCTGTTAAAAACAGTATTTCCAATTGATACAGCCTATTTTTGGCGTCCGAATTCATTTTTTGCAGTTACTTTTTCACTATTAATTTTTATGATGTTTAAAGGAATAAAACTACCCGGATCAAAGATACTCAGCCTATTATCAACTAATATAGTTGGGTGTTACTTGTTAGCTGATGGTTATGCCGCAAGCTTTTTATGGAAAGATGTTTTAAAGGTCAATACAGTATTAGAGGATACTAATTTTATTTGGAAAATGTTAGCCTCGACAGCAGTTGTTTTCTTGATAGGATTAATTATGACGTTAATTCAAACATATTTATTTAAGTTACTGATCAAAATTATCGATCTAACGACAGTCTTATTGACTGTTAAGCACTCGGGAGGGCGACATACAAAAAAAGTAAGGTAA
- a CDS encoding McrB family protein, with product MSKQELNNIFFFLETFGGQTYQIEQDFPDEGQLAGRNAQQKMNKIAQYCAKANGLEVGSNSDWGETGLFSSQLQTDLLLKGSQILPAVAIKINAILSNDNKIFFEVALEILNKKLKDQIIKQSSGVMRNYFEENFSNLAENFYFKLPDSSLTRDLSLSELVFKENQLVELVSIIEKESLLKSDNPVDILKDTVASLLPFHDYLTNALCEIENKGTSKVKTIGSLSKTEFTELLKQDKAFLARIFSSIKINNDKDKLFWNSLLTLLAISQSQIDQDQDLSKTFEQLNLATDKETLKNPYLKGILFSSYGRYLQTVANTVKLWPNNNIPEESDQFTTIDYVRELTSEALTLDNIISFLQRQCPFGSTHYHYLTEVRNQLRIPVTAFELQDMFTGTGQKNTTLYSKNTILYGPPGTGKTYHTVNHAVAIIENQPLELIQAEAYTKVLARYQKLVAEKRILFTTFHQAYGYEEFVEGIKPVLNQENANQKELEYELASGIFKTFCDEARQKKLPMVFIIDEINRGNLAKIFGEMITLIEESKREGQPEEKQVILPYSQETFSIPDNIYIVGTMNTSDKSIALIDTALRRRFTFFEMMPDYQALAGISVEGIMISELLEVMNKRIEVLYDRDHLIGQAYFMSLKSNPSLDRLAKIFEFSILPLLQEYFYDDYEKIQYILGDNAKSPDCQFIRNEQVMLDSLFKGTVDIFDEVSYKTQKTALSKIEAYRGIL from the coding sequence ATGTCGAAACAAGAGTTAAACAATATATTCTTCTTTTTGGAAACCTTTGGAGGTCAAACCTATCAAATTGAACAAGATTTTCCAGATGAGGGGCAATTAGCAGGAAGAAATGCCCAACAAAAAATGAATAAAATTGCCCAATACTGTGCTAAAGCTAATGGTTTAGAGGTTGGCAGTAATAGTGATTGGGGAGAAACTGGTCTATTCAGTTCACAATTACAAACTGATTTATTATTAAAAGGTTCTCAAATTTTACCAGCAGTAGCTATTAAAATTAATGCTATTTTAAGCAATGATAATAAAATATTTTTTGAAGTTGCTTTAGAGATATTGAATAAAAAATTAAAAGATCAAATCATCAAACAATCATCTGGTGTTATGAGAAACTATTTTGAGGAAAATTTTTCTAATTTAGCTGAAAACTTCTACTTTAAGTTGCCAGATAGTTCTTTGACTCGCGATTTAAGTTTAAGTGAGTTAGTGTTTAAAGAAAACCAATTAGTGGAACTAGTTTCGATTATCGAAAAAGAGTCCCTTTTGAAGTCGGATAATCCTGTTGACATTTTAAAAGATACAGTCGCCAGTTTATTACCATTTCATGATTATCTAACGAATGCTTTATGCGAGATTGAAAATAAAGGAACATCCAAGGTTAAAACAATTGGATCGTTATCTAAGACCGAATTTACTGAATTGCTAAAACAAGATAAAGCTTTTTTAGCCAGAATTTTTAGTAGTATTAAAATAAATAATGACAAAGATAAATTATTTTGGAATTCATTGCTTACCTTACTCGCTATCAGCCAGAGTCAGATTGATCAAGACCAAGATTTGAGCAAGACTTTTGAGCAGTTAAACTTAGCGACAGATAAAGAGACTCTTAAAAACCCATACTTAAAAGGAATTTTGTTTTCAAGTTATGGTCGTTATTTACAAACTGTGGCTAATACGGTCAAATTATGGCCAAATAATAACATTCCCGAAGAATCGGATCAATTTACCACAATTGATTATGTCAGAGAATTGACATCTGAGGCATTAACGCTAGATAATATTATTTCGTTTTTACAAAGACAGTGTCCATTTGGATCAACTCATTATCATTATTTAACAGAAGTACGTAATCAATTGAGGATTCCTGTTACAGCTTTTGAATTACAGGATATGTTTACAGGAACAGGACAAAAAAATACCACGTTGTATTCTAAAAATACTATTTTATATGGACCACCAGGTACAGGGAAAACCTATCATACGGTTAATCATGCAGTAGCAATTATAGAAAATCAGCCCTTAGAATTAATTCAAGCTGAAGCCTACACCAAAGTATTGGCTCGTTATCAAAAATTAGTAGCCGAGAAACGCATCCTGTTTACAACATTCCATCAAGCTTACGGTTATGAGGAATTTGTCGAAGGAATAAAACCTGTGTTAAATCAAGAGAATGCGAACCAAAAGGAACTAGAGTATGAATTAGCTTCGGGTATTTTCAAAACCTTTTGTGATGAAGCACGTCAAAAAAAATTGCCTATGGTATTTATTATTGATGAGATTAACCGTGGGAATTTAGCAAAAATATTCGGAGAGATGATTACCTTAATAGAAGAATCTAAACGAGAAGGTCAGCCGGAAGAAAAACAAGTGATTTTACCGTATTCACAAGAAACCTTTTCAATCCCTGACAATATTTATATTGTTGGGACAATGAATACATCTGACAAATCAATTGCTTTAATCGATACTGCATTGAGACGTAGGTTTACATTCTTTGAAATGATGCCAGATTATCAAGCTTTAGCAGGTATTTCTGTCGAAGGGATTATGATTTCTGAATTACTAGAGGTTATGAATAAGCGGATTGAAGTATTATATGATCGTGATCATTTAATAGGACAAGCCTATTTTATGTCTTTAAAAAGTAATCCTAGTTTAGATCGTTTAGCCAAAATTTTTGAATTTTCCATCTTACCCTTGTTACAAGAATATTTTTATGATGATTATGAAAAAATCCAATATATTTTAGGTGATAATGCGAAATCTCCAGACTGTCAATTTATTCGTAATGAGCAAGTCATGTTGGATAGCTTATTTAAAGGGACTGTTGATATTTTTGATGAAGTGAGTTATAAAACTCAGAAAACAGCATTAAGTAAAATAGAAGCATATCGTGGGATATTGTAA
- a CDS encoding McrC family protein: protein MTCLSVQEFHYISPNKDLPIQRNYHYIDARYFDELEHFILENQNLTSDMPFFKLTTRRGVGKVVQAQNFVGTIQLSPNFQIEILPKIHGTSGIEETKKCLIRMLNSMADIPHQIFNQANNSAEEMPLLEIYIMSYLQVVSPIIKRGLIRTYLQSVENQKFFKGKLLVTEQIRYNHSRKERFFVETEEYSGNISENKLLKSSLNYLLSLTTSRKNKIKIKQFLAVFDKIQESQNYKADFQAICYNRQNSHYKKALGMARVFLEEKGFASFNGETGVKAVLFPMEKLFESFVSKELEKLIIRDHLAIKSQESKYRLFDDPDHFKLRPDIVVYDNQKQPVAVLDAKWKKLLNNPRKNYGISQADMYQMFAYAHQYQVQTVIVLYPLTEEMMAYRETGLQFGSHVKGDAFTFTLYIQFVDVNDPTNLLIETRNTILNKKYLFENDSL from the coding sequence ATGACATGTTTAAGCGTTCAAGAATTTCACTATATCAGCCCTAATAAGGACTTACCTATCCAAAGGAATTATCATTATATTGACGCACGTTATTTTGATGAGCTAGAGCATTTTATTTTGGAAAATCAGAATTTAACTAGCGACATGCCATTTTTCAAATTAACGACAAGAAGAGGCGTGGGGAAAGTTGTTCAAGCTCAAAATTTTGTGGGGACAATTCAACTATCGCCCAACTTCCAAATAGAGATTCTACCGAAAATCCATGGAACTTCGGGTATTGAAGAAACCAAAAAATGTTTGATAAGAATGCTCAATTCAATGGCTGATATTCCGCATCAAATTTTTAATCAAGCGAATAATTCAGCAGAAGAGATGCCGTTACTAGAAATTTACATAATGAGTTATTTACAAGTTGTGTCGCCTATTATTAAACGTGGTTTAATCCGTACATATTTACAAAGTGTAGAAAATCAAAAATTTTTCAAAGGGAAATTGTTAGTGACAGAGCAAATTAGATATAACCATAGTCGCAAAGAACGTTTTTTTGTGGAAACCGAAGAGTATAGTGGCAATATTAGTGAAAATAAATTACTTAAAAGTTCTTTAAACTACTTATTATCCCTTACAACTAGTCGGAAAAATAAAATTAAAATCAAGCAATTTTTAGCTGTTTTCGACAAAATTCAAGAGTCACAAAATTATAAAGCAGATTTTCAAGCAATTTGCTATAATCGCCAAAATTCTCATTATAAAAAGGCCTTGGGGATGGCACGCGTTTTTTTAGAAGAAAAAGGGTTTGCTTCTTTTAATGGCGAGACTGGTGTAAAAGCTGTTCTTTTTCCTATGGAGAAATTATTTGAATCATTTGTGAGTAAAGAGCTCGAAAAATTAATTATCCGCGATCACTTAGCAATAAAGAGTCAAGAAAGTAAATACAGACTATTTGATGATCCAGATCATTTTAAGTTGCGTCCAGATATTGTTGTTTACGATAATCAGAAACAACCTGTCGCTGTTTTAGATGCTAAATGGAAAAAATTATTAAATAATCCTAGGAAAAATTATGGGATTTCGCAAGCAGACATGTATCAAATGTTTGCGTATGCTCATCAATATCAGGTACAAACAGTGATTGTTTTATACCCATTAACGGAGGAAATGATGGCATATCGTGAGACTGGGTTACAATTTGGCTCCCATGTCAAAGGCGATGCCTTCACATTTACACTCTATATCCAGTTTGTTGACGTTAATGATCCGACTAATTTATTAATTGAAACTAGAAATACAATTTTAAATAAAAAATATCTTTTTGAAAATGATAGTCTCTAG
- a CDS encoding AAA family ATPase yields the protein MKPLVLKMNFFGPHRQAVIDFTKFDGDNSLFLISGDTGAGKTTIFDAMTYALFGTGTSSRDPMDMRSDFATETDETSVSLTFEHNGKFYRISRSPRQWLKGKSVKKSGLVEAKTKQQVSELSAPNGKETGIGYSQQKAVNQFIQELLGLTAEQFRQIILLPQNDFRKFLAAKSDSKETILRNLFGTKIFDDFMIELKTKHKLSHKERAMTEQELTGIFNNVEWPEDFKEQFELCRTTSEQHLLLNKVLKKIRKQELELEMQLAASDTKVSESEQIYTEAVHLIQSFERLEAYNKERLNLLKDEENVVKKETEYLKLKWAFDLSDTLKSKEKAVEKKEKLQAVLSDKLTEQVTLKKSVIALKEKHENLSKSSPDISKLKKEVENYKVVFIPAAQVLEKSKDNLVDYCRKQKEIEEKLNETTQECCLRQEEITDLSKLLSSLDDPQELSINYNRLLVEWKNVEGVAEKHAELLTKEQELTKKIKKEDNQQIKLIKELTEAKVSFSNKETERRELMILQLRQELEVGEACQICGSLEHPLLDKGVTSISNTSFKEAVEQYEQAQKLVISLEEQIAAQKVMLNVLRQQASELKGTISNSEHHLSSSYDYFATMWHEKFPRLTVPASYNQEGVLMTFKLTTDTLTKLTKRRDDITDNMQLSQEKLNVLLDKKEKVCQEEQKLSLSKDYEEKTIKELTQKHPNLASHAELTASLEKMEDKITHYEQAVEKIRYELSKMEQKVSVVDVEIKHHHAELSELENIIEKATDQLHHKINETEFVKSDSDLVELIKLSRTQEFHELKLEVESYKNRLSQLTDEIEELRMKTSAKDQPDLLLIEAQLQTLRLEKEELLTNKATVDERFNKIEKSYQKSEQLLKSYNLRHEEYTQLDSLTSAIMGENSVRLTLERYVLQAFLSDVLKYANDYYMPQLSNARYEFVLKEEKASRANQTGLEINVLDHATNEERSTDTLSGGESFIAALSIALSLAEVVQENAGGVRIDALFIDEGFGSLDYETLSKAMTVLESIGNNGRMVGIISHVTTMKDEIGQQLVLEKTGDGESKVKTLFK from the coding sequence ATGAAGCCTCTAGTATTAAAAATGAACTTTTTTGGACCACATCGTCAAGCAGTGATCGATTTTACCAAATTCGATGGCGATAATTCTTTATTTTTGATTAGTGGCGATACTGGTGCAGGTAAGACCACTATTTTTGATGCCATGACATATGCCTTATTTGGTACAGGAACAAGCTCTCGTGATCCTATGGATATGCGAAGTGATTTTGCGACAGAAACAGACGAAACGTCAGTTAGTTTGACCTTTGAACATAATGGGAAATTTTATAGAATCAGTCGCTCACCAAGACAATGGCTAAAAGGTAAAAGTGTTAAAAAGAGTGGCTTGGTAGAAGCAAAAACAAAACAACAGGTATCTGAATTGAGCGCCCCTAATGGGAAAGAAACAGGGATAGGGTATTCGCAACAAAAAGCAGTTAACCAGTTTATTCAAGAACTATTGGGTTTGACAGCTGAACAGTTTAGGCAAATTATTTTATTACCACAAAATGATTTCAGAAAATTTTTAGCAGCTAAGAGCGATAGTAAGGAAACTATTTTGAGAAATCTGTTTGGCACAAAGATATTTGATGACTTTATGATTGAATTAAAAACGAAACATAAGCTTTCTCATAAAGAACGAGCTATGACTGAGCAAGAACTTACGGGTATTTTTAACAACGTGGAATGGCCAGAAGACTTTAAAGAACAGTTTGAACTCTGTCGAACAACTAGTGAACAACATCTTTTATTAAATAAAGTTTTAAAAAAAATAAGAAAACAGGAACTTGAACTCGAAATGCAACTAGCTGCAAGTGACACAAAAGTGAGTGAAAGTGAGCAAATATATACAGAAGCAGTTCATTTAATTCAATCCTTTGAACGGTTAGAGGCATATAACAAAGAACGCCTAAACTTACTTAAAGATGAAGAAAATGTAGTGAAAAAAGAAACTGAGTATTTAAAGTTAAAATGGGCATTTGATTTAAGCGACACTCTAAAATCAAAAGAAAAGGCAGTCGAAAAAAAAGAGAAATTGCAGGCAGTTTTATCAGACAAACTGACAGAGCAAGTAACACTAAAGAAATCAGTGATCGCATTAAAAGAAAAGCATGAAAATCTTTCAAAAAGTAGCCCAGATATTTCTAAATTAAAAAAAGAAGTTGAAAATTATAAGGTAGTATTTATTCCAGCAGCTCAAGTTTTAGAAAAATCAAAAGATAATTTGGTAGACTATTGTCGGAAACAAAAAGAGATAGAAGAAAAATTAAATGAAACAACTCAAGAATGTTGTCTTAGGCAAGAGGAAATAACTGATTTATCTAAATTATTAAGTAGTTTAGATGATCCTCAAGAATTATCGATTAATTATAATCGTTTGTTAGTAGAATGGAAAAATGTCGAAGGGGTTGCTGAAAAACATGCTGAGCTTCTTACAAAAGAACAGGAATTAACTAAAAAAATCAAGAAAGAAGACAACCAGCAAATCAAATTGATAAAAGAGTTAACGGAAGCAAAAGTTAGTTTTTCTAATAAAGAGACGGAACGCCGAGAATTGATGATATTACAATTGAGGCAAGAATTAGAAGTAGGAGAAGCCTGTCAGATTTGTGGTTCCTTAGAACATCCCTTATTGGATAAAGGTGTTACAAGTATTAGCAATACTTCTTTTAAAGAAGCGGTGGAGCAATATGAACAAGCACAAAAACTAGTTATTAGTTTGGAAGAACAAATAGCAGCACAAAAAGTTATGTTGAATGTGTTGAGGCAGCAAGCAAGTGAGCTTAAAGGGACAATTAGTAATAGCGAACATCACTTGTCTAGTAGTTATGACTATTTCGCCACAATGTGGCATGAAAAATTCCCTAGATTAACAGTGCCAGCTAGTTATAACCAAGAGGGAGTTTTAATGACATTTAAACTTACAACAGATACACTAACTAAATTGACAAAACGTAGAGATGATATCACTGACAATATGCAATTAAGCCAAGAAAAATTAAATGTATTATTAGATAAAAAGGAGAAGGTATGTCAAGAAGAACAAAAACTTTCCCTTTCCAAAGACTATGAAGAAAAAACTATAAAAGAATTGACCCAAAAACACCCTAATCTAGCTAGCCACGCAGAATTAACAGCTTCTCTTGAAAAAATGGAGGATAAAATCACTCATTATGAGCAGGCTGTTGAAAAAATACGCTATGAACTATCTAAAATGGAACAAAAGGTATCAGTAGTTGATGTAGAAATCAAACATCATCATGCTGAGTTAAGTGAACTAGAAAATATTATAGAAAAAGCCACTGATCAATTACATCATAAAATCAACGAAACTGAATTCGTCAAAAGTGATAGTGACTTAGTAGAGTTAATTAAGTTATCTAGAACACAAGAATTTCATGAACTTAAGTTAGAAGTGGAGAGTTATAAGAACCGTCTTTCACAATTAACAGATGAAATTGAAGAACTAAGGATGAAAACATCAGCTAAAGACCAGCCAGATTTACTGTTAATCGAAGCTCAACTTCAAACTTTGCGATTGGAAAAAGAAGAACTTCTAACTAATAAAGCCACCGTTGATGAGAGATTTAATAAAATTGAAAAAAGTTATCAAAAATCTGAACAGCTATTAAAAAGTTATAACTTAAGGCACGAGGAATATACACAGTTAGATAGTTTAACCAGTGCTATAATGGGAGAGAATTCTGTCCGATTGACCCTTGAACGGTATGTTTTACAGGCATTCTTATCTGATGTTTTAAAATATGCCAACGACTATTATATGCCTCAACTAAGTAATGCTAGGTATGAATTTGTATTAAAGGAAGAAAAAGCGAGTCGGGCTAACCAAACAGGTTTGGAGATTAATGTTTTAGACCATGCTACGAATGAGGAGCGGTCAACAGATACTCTATCGGGAGGAGAAAGTTTTATTGCCGCCTTATCGATTGCCTTATCTTTAGCTGAAGTAGTTCAAGAAAATGCGGGAGGGGTTAGGATTGACGCATTGTTTATTGATGAGGGATTCGGTTCTCTTGATTATGAAACGTTGAGTAAAGCAATGACCGTCTTGGAAAGTATTGGTAATAACGGAAGGATGGTCGGGATTATCTCTCATGTAACCACTATGAAAGATGAAATCGGACAACAATTAGTGTTGGAAAAAACAGGTGATGGTGAGAGTAAAGTGAAGACCCTATTTAAATAA
- a CDS encoding membrane lipoprotein lipid attachment site-containing protein yields MKKIIFLIVGLLLLTGCTHLPEAEHPPVVSSKYTKDYQKKKQQATKPNDKKSKSPSKSSDSSDSEQLPKDSADIDTRYPDERKSLVTIGGLTKEVVDTISDDTIQQSLTQADDLVQSGQLDHMTAFINDITATLDETTDSLDRTIDDMDKSLKDDTEDSEPNDEKPYDTDQELKEKDDSHPMTTPDQAVMSVVGIYGDSPEGAKYVQTGSGTDETGQSYQIVQLIPEGQDVTSATSSYRVYDNGTVSTN; encoded by the coding sequence GTGAAAAAAATTATATTTCTAATAGTTGGCCTTCTCTTGCTAACAGGATGTACACACTTGCCAGAAGCAGAACATCCACCTGTTGTAAGCTCAAAATATACGAAAGATTATCAAAAAAAGAAACAACAGGCGACCAAACCAAATGATAAAAAGTCCAAAAGCCCTTCTAAATCAAGTGATTCTTCTGACTCAGAACAACTACCTAAGGACTCTGCTGACATCGATACTCGTTATCCTGATGAACGAAAGAGTTTGGTTACCATTGGAGGGTTAACAAAAGAAGTAGTTGATACCATTTCTGATGACACTATCCAACAATCCCTTACTCAGGCGGACGATTTAGTTCAGAGTGGTCAGTTGGATCATATGACTGCTTTTATCAATGATATAACAGCCACGTTGGATGAAACGACGGACTCTCTTGATCGCACGATAGATGATATGGATAAAAGTCTAAAGGACGATACAGAGGATAGTGAACCTAATGATGAGAAGCCCTATGATACTGACCAAGAATTAAAAGAGAAGGATGATAGCCATCCTATGACAACGCCTGACCAAGCAGTTATGTCGGTTGTAGGCATTTATGGTGATTCACCTGAGGGGGCTAAGTATGTTCAAACTGGCTCGGGAACGGATGAAACAGGACAATCTTACCAAATCGTACAATTAATTCCCGAGGGACAGGATGTAACTAGTGCGACTAGCTCGTACCGTGTTTACGATAATGGTACTGTCTCTACCAACTAA
- a CDS encoding exonuclease SbcCD subunit D — MKFLHTADWHIGKKLNGFDLLEEQEYAFKQILTLAKEEDVDGVIIAGDLYDRAIPPIEAIKAFDGMLERLNIIEKLPIYAISGNHDGANRLNFANQWMAENHLFLHTKLEEAFQPIEIEGIQLFLLPFFDPIDARIYYGVEDVEEMKTINHAMARVVKDLEKKFDPNKKQVLVTHFNVTGKKNPDYKLTSETTSTVGGLNSVSAEHFNKFHYVALGHLHLWQASPDEHIRYSGSPVKFNTKEAKNEKGVYIVELSEEGTIYLKFHKIKPNKDLIVLKGSFEELISEAFYTQQPTKGSAFFSIKLTSRSCDSHIRQKLSDIYGDIVELTYHLPSIELTEMDKKFKVRTSRSIEEVVENFYADVTCGDSLTKSQKKIVEDIVLTLNKKENNQ; from the coding sequence ATGAAATTTTTACATACGGCTGATTGGCATATCGGCAAAAAGCTTAATGGATTTGACTTGTTAGAAGAACAAGAATATGCTTTTAAACAAATTCTAACACTTGCTAAAGAAGAAGATGTGGATGGTGTTATTATTGCAGGTGATTTATACGACAGGGCTATTCCTCCTATAGAGGCAATTAAAGCCTTTGATGGCATGTTAGAACGATTAAATATAATTGAGAAACTTCCAATTTATGCTATTAGTGGTAACCACGATGGGGCAAATCGATTAAACTTTGCTAACCAGTGGATGGCAGAAAACCATTTATTTCTACACACAAAATTAGAAGAAGCCTTTCAGCCAATTGAGATAGAGGGTATTCAGTTATTTTTGTTACCATTTTTTGATCCAATCGATGCACGTATCTATTATGGCGTCGAAGATGTTGAAGAGATGAAAACAATTAACCACGCTATGGCACGAGTTGTGAAGGATTTAGAAAAAAAGTTTGACCCGAATAAAAAACAAGTATTAGTAACACACTTTAACGTAACGGGTAAAAAAAATCCTGATTACAAACTAACCAGTGAGACAACTTCAACAGTAGGTGGATTAAATAGTGTATCAGCTGAACATTTTAATAAATTCCATTATGTCGCTTTAGGACACCTGCACCTTTGGCAAGCTAGCCCGGATGAGCATATTAGGTATAGTGGTTCACCTGTTAAATTTAATACCAAAGAGGCCAAAAATGAGAAGGGTGTTTATATTGTTGAACTAAGTGAAGAGGGTACAATCTATTTGAAATTCCATAAAATAAAACCGAATAAAGATTTAATTGTCCTGAAAGGAAGTTTTGAAGAACTTATTTCTGAAGCATTTTATACGCAACAGCCAACAAAAGGAAGTGCTTTTTTTAGTATTAAATTAACCAGTCGGTCATGTGACTCACATATACGGCAAAAGTTAAGCGATATTTATGGAGATATCGTTGAACTGACCTACCACCTTCCTTCGATTGAATTAACTGAAATGGATAAAAAATTTAAAGTAAGAACGAGTCGGAGCATAGAAGAAGTTGTCGAAAATTTTTATGCTGATGTGACATGTGGCGATTCGCTGACTAAAAGTCAGAAGAAAATAGTTGAAGACATTGTACTAACATTGAATAAAAAGGAGAATAATCAATGA